The region TGGTCTGGTTGCTGGGTAAACACTTTAAGTAATTTTTGAGTCTTGCCTAAAATCTTTTTTTGTATTTCCTGAATTTTTACAATTTGGGCATCTGCAATTTTAAAATTAAGCAAATCATTTTTTATATCCCTAAAAACAGATTCGTCTTTTAAATGGACTAAAAAATATGGTTCAAATGAATTATCCACTATACAAACTTTATCCCCGTTAGATGTTTTTCCATATATTAGAATTTGCGGTTTATCCGATTCCAATCTATAACTTAAATCAATAGGATAAAAAGTTAATGTTTCCATATAGAGAGAGATTATTTCAGGATTATTTAACCCTAACTGTCAAAATTAAACATTATCAATCGAAACCAGACACACCAGTAAACACACCGATATAATACACTCATTTCCACCAGTATTTGGCTGGCGTTTATTCGGCAGCAAAAGCCCATATGTCAATCAAAACCATACACTATCAGTCACCAATTCACTCAGTTTGGTTTTTCAGACCCCATTTTCCACTTGTTAAACAATTAAATCTAAACTCTTTGTAAAATATACTTGCGGTAAATAAGATTATAACGAGCTAACCTGGCCCGAATGGCGAGCATAGCATCGATCTGTAACCGAGGGTATCAGCGAGCTTTTGACAATGAAATTTCAACTGCAAAAGGTTTAAGCAATGAAATCTCCAAACGGGAGTGTAATTTGCATCTAACTATAGATTAGTATACTAAAACGTAACATTTATATATTAGTATGTATACCGCTATACTAGTTGATAAAATACGAATCTTTAGCATGGCTAAAGATTTTGAAATCAGTCTTTTTAAGGACTCCTATATTATTCTGGAAACCACCCCTCACACCAAAGGAGTCCTCTTGAATATACCGAGAAATGAATCTCGGTTTACTAGCAATGTTCAATTTGGCGAAAATTCAGAAAGATTAGGCGCTTAATACACGCAGAAGGGAATATTAAGGCTGAAATGAATTGACCAACCCCTATTTGCAACTTGGCAATCCAATTCTACTGATAAAATAACGCCAATTGGCCTCTTGCTTTTATAGTATTCCACAAGGACTATGGAATTTATTTGTTTAAATTCTAAAGTTCGAGTTCGCATTCCTTCGGGAAAAAAGAGATAAGGTCTATAAAAACCTATAATTTTGGCCGAGTTTAAGGCGCATTGTATCACATGCACAATTAGGCAAATTTAGCTTTAAATACCAAAATCTAGAAAGGAGAGAAAGGCAACCTTACATGTATATAATACATGATTCGGCCAAAATTAATCAAACATCATTTCATAAAAGCCCGCCCTAATAATCAGGGGGGCCTATTTATTTTTAATCAATCATTATTATTGTTAATATTCCTAATCAATAAATGCTATTGTTGAAGGAGCTCTGCGCCCTACACAAGGTCCATCCTTAACTGTAAATCCGACAGTTTTTAAATTATTTCTAACTAATTTAGCGCAAGAATAAGTGGTTAAAATAGTCCCTCTCAGAGTTAATTTTTTTATATCCTTAAAGAACGATTCTGTCCAAAGTTCTGGACATTTTTTAGGGGAAAACGGATCAAGAAATATTATATCAAAATCTTCTTTTAATGTTGTTATTAATTCTCTTGCATCACCTATTAACAATTTAACACTTACATTATCCACTTTTATTGAAAGGTTATTCTGATTTAACGATTTAATAAAATTGTAAGATAGGAATTTAGGGTTTACTTCCTGTATCTTTTCAATTATACTAATATCATTTTCAAGTCCAACAATCTCAATACTGCAATCTTTATTGTATTTTAACACTTCGTCTATTACTGCTGCCGAATTATAGCCAAGTCCAAAACAAATGTCAAGAATTTTTATACTGCCTTTCTTTGACTTTTCTTTTATCATAGCAGGCTCAACAAACTTTTTGATAGATTCTTCTACTGCTCCACTTTTGGAGTGATATGTCTCCTGATATTGTTTATTGTAGTAGGTTATACTATCGTCATTAGTGATTATCTGTTGCATTTTATAGAATAATTCAGACATTATTTTAAAACTATCTAGAATTTTAACCAAAGTAAGAAATCAATCAAAGTCACCCACCACCAGTCAAAGACTGGCGGCATGTTTGCCTACGGTACTCGAGCGATTCAGACCCGATTTTTCCACTAAAAACTAGTAATACACTGGTGGAAAAATCAAATTTTAATCTATATTAAAAGACAAGCTAAGCTTGTATAATTAAAAAAGTGATTAGCCGCTCAAAGTGTTTTTTATTTTGGCGCGCAGAATTTATAATAAAAATCCCAACCATTGCAAGCTATAGGGTATTTAGACTTCATACGTTTAACTGATTATCGTAGCAAGCTACTGACTATTAAACCAATGAAGTAACCATAGGTTACTATATTTATTAAGTAGTGTCTCACGAGAAGACGCTAACTTTTGTATTGAATTCACTTTACTAAAGTATTACTGAATATCGTAAGTTTTATAAATAGTGTATTATTACAAGCACTTAATACAATTTCCGTATACTACTAACTCGCGTATGCTTGGGTGTAGGAGGAAAACAAATGGAAAAAACCGAAATTTTAGAAGCTATTAAAGCGTGTAAAGAAAATACAAAAAAACGTAATTTTCAACAAAGTTTTGATTTAATTATCAACCTTAAAGGTATTGACCTTAAAAAAACTGATAATCAAAAAGAATTCTTTATAATACTGCCTCACGTTACTAAAACAAAAAAGATTTGTGCTTTAATTGGGGGTGAATTGAAAGAACAGGCAACTGAAATCTGTGATAAATTTTTAATTTCTGATGATTTTGCAGAATATTCAAAAGATAAGAAAGCAGTAAAAAAATTAACCGACGAATATGATTATTTTATAGCCCAAGCAAATATTATGCCGCAAATAGCTACAAGTTTCGGTAAAGTATTTGGTCCAAGAGGAAAAATGCCTAATCCTAAAGCCGGGTGTATTGTACCCCCAAAAGTGCAATTAAATCCAATATATGATAAATTACAAAAAACAGTAAAAGCTGCATGGAAGAAAAGTTTGGTCTTACAAGTATTAGTTGGTACTGAAACAATGAAAGACGAAGAAATTGCTGATAATATAATAACATATTACAATACAGTAATAGGGCAATTACCTAATGATATTAATAATTTAAAATCAGTATATCTCAAATTAACAATGGGATCAATAGTAAAGATTAAGGTGTAAAATGGTAAATATAGCTGA is a window of Candidatus Woesearchaeota archaeon DNA encoding:
- a CDS encoding 50S ribosomal protein L1, giving the protein MEKTEILEAIKACKENTKKRNFQQSFDLIINLKGIDLKKTDNQKEFFIILPHVTKTKKICALIGGELKEQATEICDKFLISDDFAEYSKDKKAVKKLTDEYDYFIAQANIMPQIATSFGKVFGPRGKMPNPKAGCIVPPKVQLNPIYDKLQKTVKAAWKKSLVLQVLVGTETMKDEEIADNIITYYNTVIGQLPNDINNLKSVYLKLTMGSIVKIKV